In uncultured Bacteroides sp., one genomic interval encodes:
- a CDS encoding IS982 family transposase, protein MNNFLTKYEKILEILKQFETKSNFLNQIRCPRLSDIELIALDITAESLSIDSEYQLFRTLPSPLSSKIERSVYNRRRRRLFFVKERIRKALADKLTGSENYFIVDSMPLEICKLSRSSRTTICKEDFLTSPSKGYCASQKLHFYGYKLHAVCSSTGVFTNFELTQAAVHDIHFLKNIKNNLSSCVLIGDKGYLSADYQLDLFTSNQIRLEVPMRVNQHDYQKQPYLFRKTRKRIETLFSQLCDQFMIRRNYAKSFDGYKTRILSKITAVTVIQMINKSLNRNINNLKSLVV, encoded by the coding sequence ATGAACAACTTCCTAACAAAGTACGAGAAAATTCTCGAGATATTAAAGCAATTTGAGACAAAAAGCAACTTTTTGAACCAAATTCGTTGTCCACGTTTAAGCGATATTGAATTAATCGCTTTAGATATAACGGCAGAATCTCTAAGCATTGATTCAGAATATCAGTTATTTAGGACTCTGCCAAGTCCATTAAGTTCAAAAATTGAACGCAGTGTTTATAATCGTCGAAGACGAAGATTATTTTTTGTAAAAGAGCGAATCCGCAAAGCGTTAGCGGATAAGTTGACTGGTTCTGAAAACTATTTTATCGTTGACAGTATGCCTTTGGAAATTTGCAAATTAAGTCGTTCATCAAGAACTACTATTTGTAAGGAAGACTTTTTGACAAGTCCATCCAAAGGGTATTGTGCTAGTCAGAAGTTGCATTTTTATGGTTACAAGTTACATGCTGTATGTAGTTCTACCGGTGTTTTCACCAATTTTGAACTCACACAAGCTGCTGTACATGATATTCATTTTTTGAAAAACATAAAAAACAACTTGTCTTCTTGTGTTTTGATTGGTGATAAAGGTTATTTAAGTGCTGATTACCAACTCGATTTATTTACGTCAAACCAGATAAGGTTAGAAGTACCAATGAGAGTTAATCAACATGATTATCAGAAACAACCTTATCTTTTCAGAAAAACCAGAAAACGAATTGAAACGCTCTTTTCTCAGCTATGTGATCAATTTATGATTCGTCGAAACTACGCTAAGTCTTTTGACGGTTATAAAACAAGAATACTATCAAAAATTACCGCTGTTACGGTTATTCAAATGATAAACAAGTCATTAAACAGAAATATAAATAATCTAAAATCACTTGTAGTCTAA
- a CDS encoding hybrid sensor histidine kinase/response regulator — MDGLNKQSAYLNSEINRLITEFNIIEQAQMKEKTEAYLLGQEKAFQLVSSLGIGATLLAIVLYLILRHDLKDRYRYRIELEKLNHKNEELLRSRKNMMLTVSHDLRAPLTAIRGCTELLINEHYKEKRTQLCETILQSSDSMTILLNTLLNFYRLDTGKEQPNCEPFQLKSLADILTAEFNVITHKARLVFSTECIGGDAVVTGDRERLIQIARNLLSNAVKFTPKGEVRLRLCYKEETLTIEVSDTGTGMTSEQISRIFKPFERLENAETREGFGLGLAITQGFTALLNGKIEVQSVHGKGSTFTVLIPLPITEEQHFTQEVTTSYNLPSGLRILAIDDDAVLLALTRDMLIRSRLQCDISLDVQELTEKIREQEYDLLITDIRMPRMSGFDLLELLRTSYIGNSRTIPVLAVTARADCGEADFVKAGFDGYLYKPFSITELLSAVQSCVGKLGNKSSLKANFSELLSSEQNGKEMLELLIRETEKDMQTLTESVEKEDHPATTLLVHHLLPLWEIVRADIPLRELCKMLAEGDGIKDEKVRNAVDKVIATGKQLTMQAAEKIKEEGYE, encoded by the coding sequence ATGGATGGTTTGAACAAACAAAGTGCTTATCTGAATAGCGAAATCAACCGTTTGATTACAGAGTTCAATATCATTGAACAGGCGCAAATGAAGGAAAAGACAGAGGCTTATCTACTCGGACAGGAAAAAGCCTTTCAGCTTGTTTCCAGCCTGGGGATCGGTGCTACACTACTTGCCATCGTACTCTACCTTATCCTGCGTCATGACCTAAAGGATAGATATCGCTACCGGATAGAGTTGGAAAAACTAAACCACAAAAACGAGGAGCTACTTCGTAGCCGTAAAAATATGATGCTAACCGTGAGCCACGATTTACGTGCGCCACTTACCGCCATCCGTGGATGCACAGAACTGTTGATTAACGAACACTACAAAGAAAAACGTACCCAATTGTGTGAAACTATCCTTCAATCTTCTGACAGTATGACCATCCTGCTGAATACCCTACTCAACTTCTATCGACTGGATACTGGAAAGGAACAACCCAACTGTGAACCGTTCCAGCTAAAAAGTCTAGCGGACATACTGACTGCAGAGTTTAACGTGATTACTCATAAAGCCAGATTGGTATTCAGCACTGAATGTATCGGTGGGGATGCAGTGGTGACGGGCGATCGGGAACGACTCATTCAAATAGCACGAAATTTGCTTTCGAATGCAGTCAAATTTACGCCAAAAGGTGAGGTGCGATTGCGGCTGTGTTATAAGGAAGAAACGTTGACAATTGAAGTTTCTGACACCGGCACAGGTATGACATCAGAACAGATCTCACGTATTTTCAAACCTTTCGAGCGGTTGGAAAACGCCGAAACCCGGGAAGGCTTTGGGTTGGGACTAGCCATTACTCAGGGGTTTACTGCGTTACTGAATGGTAAGATTGAGGTACAAAGTGTGCATGGTAAAGGTAGCACTTTCACTGTTCTAATACCTTTACCTATCACGGAAGAACAACACTTCACACAAGAAGTTACAACATCCTACAACTTACCTTCAGGATTGCGAATTCTAGCTATCGACGATGATGCTGTATTACTCGCACTGACAAGGGATATGCTGATTCGTTCTCGGCTACAGTGTGACATAAGTCTAGACGTACAAGAGTTAACAGAGAAGATACGAGAACAGGAGTATGACCTGCTTATTACGGACATACGAATGCCAAGAATGAGCGGATTTGATCTACTGGAATTACTGCGAACATCTTATATTGGTAATTCAAGAACAATACCGGTACTTGCCGTGACTGCCCGTGCCGATTGCGGGGAGGCAGATTTCGTGAAGGCTGGATTTGACGGTTACTTGTATAAGCCCTTTTCTATTACTGAACTATTATCTGCAGTACAAAGTTGCGTCGGGAAACTTGGGAATAAATCCAGTTTAAAAGCAAATTTTTCCGAATTACTTTCCAGTGAACAAAACGGAAAAGAGATGCTCGAACTGCTGATTCGCGAGACGGAAAAGGATATGCAAACGCTCACTGAAAGTGTGGAAAAGGAAGATCATCCTGCAACCACCTTGCTTGTACACCACTTGCTCCCATTATGGGAAATCGTACGAGCAGATATTCCATTGAGAGAATTATGTAAGATGCTTGCTGAAGGAGATGGAATAAAGGACGAAAAAGTACGGAATGCAGTGGACAAAGTTATTGCTACCGGAAAGCAACTTACAATGCAGGCAGCAGAAAAGATAAAAGAAGAAGGCTATGAGTAA
- a CDS encoding sigma-54 dependent transcriptional regulator has translation MSKILIIEDNIVLCRMLCNWLERKGLQTEHAGSVAQARKLIATSNADIILSDIRLPDGDGVEEILKWMNKQQIRIPFIVMTEYSGIPSAVKAMKLGAEDYLPKPVNPDNLYTILQKLLQRKNKPERTIIFRRESKAILEMERRVQLVAKTDMSVLVCGDSGTGKEYVARSIHAASPRAGNSFIAVDCGAIPKELAASEFFGHTKGAFTGATEDKTGVLHIASGGTLFLDEVCNLPYEIQALLLRALQERSYRPVGGKQEMNANVRIIAATNEHIGKAIEAGRFREDLYHRLCEFTINVPSLAECREDILPLAEFFREQSCLEFSKKVIRFDGEAQKMLQAYGWPGNVRELRHCIRSAALLTDNDTVGTKELDIDLQVTADGYALKAENEEREHIIKALDAARNNKALAASLLKISRPTLYEKMKKYGIE, from the coding sequence ATGAGTAAAATTCTGATTATCGAAGACAATATTGTTCTCTGCAGGATGCTGTGCAACTGGCTGGAGCGAAAAGGACTGCAAACGGAACATGCAGGTTCTGTTGCGCAGGCACGCAAACTGATTGCAACCAGCAATGCTGACATTATCCTTTCGGATATCCGTTTACCTGATGGTGATGGTGTGGAAGAGATATTGAAGTGGATGAACAAACAACAAATTCGTATTCCTTTTATCGTGATGACAGAATACTCCGGGATACCTTCTGCCGTAAAAGCGATGAAACTGGGAGCGGAAGACTACCTACCCAAGCCTGTGAATCCAGACAACCTATACACGATCTTACAAAAGTTGTTGCAACGGAAGAACAAACCGGAGCGTACCATTATTTTTCGGCGCGAAAGCAAAGCCATACTGGAAATGGAACGGAGAGTGCAATTAGTGGCAAAAACTGATATGTCGGTACTTGTTTGTGGAGACAGCGGTACAGGTAAGGAGTATGTGGCAAGAAGTATTCACGCTGCAAGCCCAAGGGCAGGTAACTCTTTCATAGCTGTCGATTGCGGCGCTATCCCGAAAGAGTTGGCGGCTTCTGAATTCTTTGGACACACTAAGGGTGCCTTTACAGGAGCGACGGAAGACAAAACCGGTGTGTTACATATTGCCAGTGGCGGAACACTATTTCTGGACGAGGTATGCAACCTTCCGTACGAGATACAGGCATTATTGCTAAGGGCTTTGCAAGAACGCAGTTATCGCCCTGTCGGAGGTAAACAGGAAATGAACGCCAATGTACGGATTATCGCTGCCACAAACGAACATATAGGTAAAGCGATTGAAGCAGGAAGATTTAGGGAAGATTTGTATCACCGCCTCTGTGAATTCACCATCAACGTTCCCTCACTGGCGGAATGTAGGGAAGATATTCTTCCACTGGCGGAATTCTTTAGGGAACAAAGTTGTCTAGAATTCAGCAAAAAAGTTATCCGCTTTGATGGTGAGGCGCAGAAAATGTTGCAGGCCTATGGGTGGCCAGGAAATGTGCGGGAACTACGGCATTGTATCCGCAGTGCAGCGTTACTGACGGATAACGATACAGTTGGGACGAAAGAGTTGGATATTGACTTACAAGTAACGGCCGACGGTTATGCGCTGAAAGCAGAAAACGAAGAACGGGAACATATTATCAAGGCACTTGATGCTGCCCGGAACAACAAAGCGCTTGCTGCTAGCCTACTCAAAATCAGCCGCCCCACACTTTACGAAAAAATGAAAAAGTATGGAATTGAATAG